A section of the bacterium genome encodes:
- a CDS encoding serine/threonine protein kinase, giving the protein MTLVGENILGYQVRSLIGEGGMGAVYRGVHPVFGQEVAIKVLDPVLARDPDLRERFVQEARIQMGLRHQGIVQVLTGDVSGDRAALVMELVDGVSLEEVVKRRGFVPADEACGVFAKILDAVGYAHSCGVVHRDLKPSNILLTASGEPKVLDFGIAKVVGNARMTRTGTAMGSPHYMSPEQVLGKKDIDQRSDVYSLGATFYEALTGRPPFAECESADADSDFRIKEAHVHRAPADPRTIKPEIPEHVAAAVLKALAKDPEERFPDCSTFARALAGKAMAEVASAAPGIRALSRPDDGRPLDALDLFGAGPSAPRFPRFLALAASFCLPQCAAALLPLIGGTSRLDARWWAPAILSNILGATLLALLACIFARRADRPGLAWAAFVVGPLVAIPGAVFAAGGRFAAALADPASVPWLLLGVPTAVGWAFGVRLLGGAAARRWTPFAAVAVGLVVRAWASDFIGRIVFVATGRGQLADLLPTAFAGAYGRLAVGALLGALLVQIVWSASKPPKKKDDAAA; this is encoded by the coding sequence ATGACGTTGGTCGGCGAAAACATCCTCGGGTATCAAGTCCGGAGCCTGATCGGCGAGGGCGGGATGGGGGCGGTCTACCGCGGCGTCCATCCGGTCTTCGGGCAGGAAGTGGCGATCAAGGTGCTGGACCCGGTCCTCGCCCGCGACCCGGACCTGCGCGAGCGGTTCGTGCAGGAAGCGCGGATCCAGATGGGGCTGCGGCACCAGGGGATCGTGCAGGTGCTCACCGGCGACGTCTCCGGCGACCGCGCGGCGCTCGTGATGGAGCTCGTGGACGGCGTCTCGCTCGAGGAGGTCGTCAAGCGCCGCGGCTTCGTCCCCGCCGACGAGGCGTGCGGCGTCTTCGCCAAGATCCTCGACGCCGTCGGCTACGCGCATTCCTGCGGCGTCGTGCACCGCGACCTCAAGCCGTCGAACATCCTCCTCACGGCGTCGGGCGAGCCGAAGGTGCTCGACTTCGGCATCGCCAAGGTGGTCGGCAACGCGCGGATGACCCGCACCGGCACGGCGATGGGCTCGCCGCACTACATGTCGCCGGAGCAGGTGCTCGGCAAGAAGGACATCGACCAGCGCTCCGACGTCTACTCGCTCGGCGCGACGTTCTACGAGGCGTTGACCGGGCGCCCGCCGTTCGCCGAGTGCGAGAGCGCCGACGCGGACTCCGACTTCCGGATCAAGGAGGCGCACGTCCACCGCGCGCCGGCCGATCCGCGCACGATCAAGCCGGAGATCCCGGAGCACGTCGCGGCCGCCGTTCTGAAGGCGCTGGCGAAAGATCCGGAAGAGCGCTTCCCCGACTGCTCGACCTTCGCGCGCGCCCTCGCCGGCAAGGCGATGGCCGAGGTGGCGAGCGCCGCGCCGGGGATCCGCGCCCTCAGCCGGCCGGACGACGGCCGCCCGCTCGACGCGCTCGACCTCTTCGGCGCCGGACCCTCCGCGCCGCGCTTCCCGCGGTTCCTCGCGCTCGCCGCGTCGTTCTGCCTGCCGCAGTGCGCGGCGGCGCTGCTTCCGCTAATCGGCGGAACGTCGCGCCTCGACGCGCGCTGGTGGGCGCCGGCGATCCTCTCGAACATCCTCGGCGCGACGCTCCTCGCGCTGCTCGCCTGCATCTTCGCGCGGCGGGCCGATCGGCCGGGCCTCGCCTGGGCGGCATTCGTCGTCGGGCCGCTGGTCGCGATCCCCGGCGCGGTCTTCGCCGCGGGCGGCCGCTTCGCGGCGGCGCTCGCCGATCCCGCGTCCGTCCCGTGGCTCCTGCTCGGCGTCCCGACGGCGGTGGGGTGGGCGTTCGGCGTGCGTTTGCTCGGCGGCGCCGCGGCGCGCCGCTGGACGCCGTTCGCCGCGGTCGCCGTCGGTCTCGTCGTCCGCGCGTGGGCGAGCGACTTCATCGGCCGGATCGTCTTCGTCGCCACGGGGCGCGGGCAGTTGGCCGACCTGCTTCCCACGGCGTTCGCGGGCGCATACGGACGCCTCGCCGTCGGCGCGCTGCTCGGCGCGCTGCTCGTGCAGATCGTCTGGTCGGCTTCCAAGCCGCCGAAGAAGAAGGACGACGCCGCGGCCTGA
- a CDS encoding protein kinase translates to MELAAGTRILGYDVERKLGEGGMATVYKAVHPQFGQVVAIKVLDPLLARNPELRARFAQEARVQMELRHPGIVQVLTGDVSEESAALVMEWVEGLALDQVIARRGALPADETARIFEQVLDAVGFAHGRGVVHRDLKPGNILVEPNGVAKVSDFGIARVVGDLRLTRTGTTMGSPHYMAPEQVVGLKEIDARADIYALGATLFETLTGRPPFADVLPPGAEGDFALREAHVRTAPPDPRTLVPSLPPALAEVALIALRKNPDERFQSCAAFKAALLDAARDAAPTPAFAAGAAGSAPRAAVVAPPAVVDLLSATERPTLPASPWPAAPRAAGGADRAAPNQRPNVPPIARSIASSNARPNVPPCAPPSASSNAQPNVPPNAQPNGPPNAQPDVPPHAAFSPAPPAGLSPALPAVAAPPPARDVSPRRGPSGFTIAVLVILFGVFGAVVGLSLLRSGTRTVAAPSPAPVELPTPPPEQPQPARQPQAPPASPAESASPSDEAAPDEPAASSSDSAPASSAAAPAETAAAPDLDEVAAMWNRFVHDVSVHDLDDISACYGANVDWRDQGVKPHDYIVNGHRDYWKRWPEIAYQRIGAFDAERGPRPGTISVTFPIHFAVRNAERGERIEGEARHHWTLGYENGRVVIVAENQTNFTRRRTQE, encoded by the coding sequence GTGGAACTGGCGGCGGGAACGCGGATCCTCGGCTACGACGTCGAGCGCAAGTTGGGCGAGGGCGGGATGGCGACGGTCTACAAGGCCGTCCATCCCCAGTTCGGGCAGGTCGTGGCGATCAAGGTGCTCGACCCGCTGCTGGCGCGGAATCCAGAACTGCGGGCGCGCTTCGCGCAGGAAGCGCGCGTGCAGATGGAACTGCGGCATCCGGGGATCGTGCAGGTCCTGACCGGCGACGTCTCCGAGGAGTCGGCGGCGCTGGTGATGGAATGGGTCGAGGGGCTCGCGCTCGACCAGGTGATCGCGCGGCGCGGCGCACTGCCGGCGGACGAGACGGCGCGGATCTTCGAGCAGGTGCTCGACGCGGTCGGCTTCGCGCACGGGCGCGGCGTCGTGCACCGCGACCTCAAGCCGGGGAACATCCTCGTCGAGCCGAACGGCGTCGCGAAGGTTTCCGACTTCGGCATCGCGCGCGTCGTGGGCGACCTGCGCCTGACGCGGACCGGCACGACGATGGGCTCGCCGCACTACATGGCCCCGGAGCAGGTGGTCGGGCTGAAGGAGATCGACGCGCGGGCCGACATCTACGCGCTCGGCGCGACGCTCTTCGAGACGCTGACCGGCCGGCCGCCGTTCGCGGACGTCCTGCCGCCCGGCGCGGAGGGCGACTTCGCGCTGCGCGAGGCGCACGTGCGCACGGCGCCGCCCGACCCGCGGACGCTCGTTCCGTCGCTTCCGCCGGCGTTGGCGGAGGTCGCGCTGATCGCGCTGCGCAAGAATCCGGACGAGCGCTTCCAGAGCTGCGCGGCGTTCAAGGCGGCGCTGCTCGACGCGGCGCGCGACGCGGCGCCGACGCCGGCGTTCGCCGCGGGCGCGGCCGGTTCCGCGCCGCGGGCCGCGGTCGTCGCGCCGCCGGCCGTCGTCGATCTGCTCTCCGCGACGGAGCGGCCGACGTTGCCCGCGTCGCCGTGGCCCGCGGCGCCGCGCGCGGCGGGCGGCGCGGACCGCGCCGCGCCGAACCAGCGGCCGAACGTCCCGCCGATCGCGCGGTCAATCGCGTCGTCGAACGCGCGGCCGAACGTCCCGCCGTGCGCGCCGCCGAGCGCTTCGTCGAACGCGCAGCCGAACGTTCCTCCGAACGCGCAGCCGAACGGTCCTCCGAACGCGCAGCCGGACGTTCCGCCCCACGCCGCTTTCTCGCCGGCGCCGCCCGCAGGACTCTCGCCGGCGCTGCCCGCCGTCGCCGCGCCGCCGCCCGCGCGCGACGTCTCGCCGCGCCGCGGCCCGTCGGGCTTCACGATCGCGGTGCTCGTGATTCTCTTCGGCGTGTTCGGCGCGGTCGTCGGGTTGTCGCTGCTCCGCTCGGGGACGCGCACCGTTGCGGCGCCGAGCCCCGCGCCCGTCGAGTTGCCGACCCCGCCGCCCGAGCAGCCGCAGCCCGCGCGGCAGCCGCAGGCGCCCCCCGCGTCGCCCGCCGAGTCGGCGTCGCCTTCCGACGAAGCGGCGCCCGACGAACCGGCGGCGTCCTCCTCGGACTCCGCGCCGGCCTCGTCGGCCGCCGCGCCGGCCGAGACGGCGGCGGCGCCGGACCTCGACGAGGTCGCGGCGATGTGGAACCGCTTCGTCCACGACGTGAGCGTCCACGACCTCGACGACATCTCCGCCTGCTACGGCGCGAACGTCGATTGGCGGGATCAGGGCGTGAAGCCGCACGACTACATCGTGAACGGCCACCGCGACTACTGGAAGCGCTGGCCGGAAATCGCCTACCAGCGGATCGGCGCGTTCGACGCCGAGCGCGGACCGCGTCCGGGAACGATCTCCGTCACGTTCCCGATCCACTTCGCCGTCCGCAACGCGGAGCGCGGCGAGCGGATCGAGGGGGAGGCGCGCCACCACTGGACGCTCGGCTACGAGAACGGCCGCGTCGTGATCGTCGCCGAGAACCAGACCAACTTCACGCGCCGGCGGACGCAGGAGTGA